Sequence from the Periplaneta americana isolate PAMFEO1 chromosome 5, P.americana_PAMFEO1_priV1, whole genome shotgun sequence genome:
AGttgcactaataataataataataataataataataataataataataataataataataatccgtggcgcttcaGCCCCTTAATCCAAATATGAACTGAAGTCCATTGTAGGGTAGAGGAACAACTAGTCTGAAATGTgctttattcattatatttttacgtGTTTTAAATATGCACCTTATAGTTCCATTTTCAATGGAACGGAGACCATCTAAAGATTGTTATCGCATCTTAAAATTCTTCAGCCGTTTTTAACACTCTCCGTGAGAAGCGTGATAACCACTCGTCCACTGACGCCTAGTATTATTTATGCACTTTTCTGGGAGCTctgtttctttcttgttttatttaaacgatatcctggtgccaacaaatggatcTGTAAAcgcgaaggactctccaacagcgaatggcgcgatggcattaaaatggttggaaatgttgctgcagtacgtgctgtgccgggaagatctctgGATAAACCGGTAGGCAtagccacaacgaggttgaaactcttgcacacgtcctgggatcctgtcagcaatgcgaagctctgcgaaacgctagacaccaccaagtacgttCAATTATAGCCATtacccttaaagatgccgattacaacacgtttcaagaagtacatggtctctccgtcactggcagtacacgtaTAGATACAATAGCTTTCAaagaatctacaagatctggattcataattgatcccactgtgcgtttcgaaaagaatgaggaacagccagcagaagtggataaggaaaaaaagaatatctagaatccctattacctccaaaagtaccggctaaaagagcttgaagtaatcggactactggttggagcaagaggtaccgctactctcttcatgaaatatgtgtttaagaggcttggaatacctacatccaTTATTCCGATTATAACCTTAGCTGCATCGAAAGGATCGATTGCTCTCCTGAAGTATcatctatattcgaaatgaaactaagttcattagcattcttcactttattgtaacacttacctttctctctaaaactaggtttatttcaactaatataaaaatgtatttgcaactatgtacttgtaggagtttcattgtcaacaTAAAATCAATGGTTTAATGtccttgtaaacatttatatggttaactACTTTTTGTGCCTTGTgacagctcacgaatggtgagaagatttctaaattattattattttaatactatctatggatactatataacatttttctttcttgtgTAGATGAACATGGCGTTTTTACCACTGCGGGCATCGCCTTGCCGAGTATTACCAGATTATCCCACTGCTGAAGTCAAAACTAATGCCAAAAATTCAAGTTATCAGCAAGAATCGGAATCATACGTAATAACAGTTATGAAAGAGTACCTAGATCCCGCTGTCTACTTCCTGTACATCGCTGTGGGTTTGGTATGGAACTGTACACTTGTACTCATATTCGTGCGTCACGAAGAGATACGGACTGCATCCAACATCATGATCTTCAACCTCGCAGTTTGCGACATCTTGAACCTCGGCATCGGTGGCACTTTTCAGTACATCAATTTCTATGTGCCACACTTACCTGTCGACACCTGCAGAGACTTCATTGCAACAAGAGTGTTGTTGAGAACTGCCAGCGCGTTATCACTGTTGGCTCTCAGTGTCCAACGGTGTTGTGTCACACTTTCTTACTTCCGTCAAAAACCGCTGAGCTGTTGCAGCTCAGTTATTTTTACATCATTGTATATACTAACCGTTTGGCTAATTGCAGCGTCTATTTCAATTCCTACACTTCTGTGGGAAATTTATGGATTTATATGTTCCACGTATAACGATGAATACCCTAACAAGTTATTggcacttatttattttatgttctacTGCCTTGTGATGCCTACTTTAATGTGTTTATTCAATTGTTTGACTGCTTGGCGCCTGAAGCACAGTGCTAAAGTCCCTGGAGAACTTAGAAATAAACCTCTAGAACAAGTGAGAAACAGGAGCGCAACCGTTGTTATGTGTCTTGGTATTATGATGGTGTTTTGTTATTTTCCGTATGAATTGTGGTGTTTGATTACCTTTTGGACTGATTCAGGTTCTGATACTGCTTTAGCACAGATCATACTCATTATAGCCAAGTACCTCTTGTTCGCTGATGCCTGCTTCAATCCCATAGCATTATATATCATTAGCAGAACGTACAGGAAGCTCTTCAGAAGGTACTTGTGCTTTGTGTTTATTTGTGTTTGTAATAGTGCTTGTCAATACAAGGAGGAGGAAGAAGGCGAAGAGGAGATTACATATATAACAAGACTTTAGACATCGAAGAAATTTTAACTGCATGCTTCACTCAAGTAATGAATATTGCGGTGAGTTGCGACGTCTATTCACTTGCAGAAAGAAGTAATGTGAATGGCATAGAATACGATTAGATCTCTCAGGCTGAAGCATTGCCGTTTTATTCCACAAATTCAGCGGACATAAATGAGAGAAGAGAAGATCTGCTCCCTTTCCGTGGAGACTTCATATTTAGGCTGCTATATTCATTCTTAAACGACATTCTTCAGCCTTGCTGATCAGGGATCCATTACATATGAATGTTCGTCCTTATAGAATTAAAGACAGAATAATTATCTCAAGTATATCGTCGTTGAAGGGAGAAAGTAGACGATGAGAGTACAAATTAAGTTTAAGTACaacgaaaatatttttatatgtacaaattatgttataaaaccgTCTAGACATAGGCAAAATGTAACAGATACTACAGGTAAGACCTTTTCACGCTAATTTAAATCAGGAACGTCGTGTGTTCTGTTTCCAATGATCTGCTGGAACCGTTatactattttatgtatttcacgCAAAATACACTGACTGGCACAAAAAGCGCAACATTTCAACTTCTTTgaaaattaagaattattttatatttctgaatattaCTTTATTGTTTTATCGTGCAGTATTAAGTCATAGTCAAATTTTTAATTCTGTTtatgaaaaaaaagtttatttttgtaacaatttaattgaatttttgcaAGAAGAACATAAGTAACAAAATGTTTACAATGTTTTGTTTCGAAAACTCATTCATGACCCACTCTAACATTTGTTTACTGCACTTCACTGACACTTTCTTCTCACCTTTAAAGCGTATAGGCCTATTGCCACCACTAGCATTAATTACGTCATTCACCCTCTCAAGGATACTCCTGATAAAAGTTGCAATATCCTCCTGAGGAACCAGTTCCTTCTCTTCTTGGAGGGAATGACCTCTTTTTCCCATAACATTTACAGAAACTTTAATACCTTGCCGTCAATGATAGAAACTTGCTGTATGTCCAGATAACTTTTTTGTGTGTAAGTAAATAGATTGAGACAACTGTGATACATCTTGGAATGTAGACTTTCACTGCCGGCGTCATAGGGGTCGATGTTATCCGGGCTCGAGGGCCGTGATCTGTTGGAGCAATACCGTAAAGCAACCAGCCACAGTCCCAGTCATTCACAGCACGCTAAGGAGATCTTTGCGCTTTCGTGTGCCATGCCACTGACGATGTCTGCCGGAGTAGCAGACgaaacgtatggtagcaacagctccaacagaccacggccctttagcccggataacatcgaactgtgatacaatttgtatcgctaaaataaattaaaatgcatttttaaGTAATGAATGTATTTCTCAAAGTTGTGTCAAATTTTAGCAGTAAGAAGTATGACTATTCAGTTAAAATCTGTAGTGTTTGGTGAAAAATTATGACTCCAAAAAAACTTGTTTCGatatacaaacatttttatttccacttttcctatacaaatcataattctagtttatatacaaatgtgaatgaaaataacataagattaAATGAGATATCACGAAAGAGAACTGTTTTTATATAGGGCTGCGCTTTCAGCTAAAAAGTCATATTTTTGGttatgttctgaccaaacaccacagaaattgttaaataaataagtaaaaataactcggaaagtgtgatttttttttaacttatactGTATTGTAAGTTCAAACATGTCTTTTCGAACATCCCTCAAGAGctgaaaaattatgtaataccTCTCAATAGGTAAGAAATTACCTTTAAATTAGAAAATTTATCAACACTGTCAATTTCTTTCATTGTAGACGTAATATTGTAATAGCGTTTCTAGCGCATCATAATAGCCCTAAAATATGCATCATAATAACCCTTCTCATTAACACACTAATTACTACCTTGTGGCGTACTGGCTTCtcaacattcacagcttttctttagGGAAAAATGAAGCTAACACTATTTtgagtagaaagaaaattaatataatataactttatTCATTGATGAGCAATAGCAAAAGTAACCGAGTATCGCATGAAAGATTTTTTCAAGAAACAATACtgccttttcttttaatacatttatgagaTTGATAAAGAttatttctgcagtgcctgggaaaagtgatataagtcagtttccacattacaataattcatacagaaaaaaaaaatcaaatcgacataaaccagtgtaagttgtcaataaattatcaaaaaaggtttgtggaaactgacttatgtcacttttcccaggcactgcaaaTTTGACAGTGTTGCCTTTTCTTTTAATGCTTTTATGAGgctgataatgatttttttaaactttgagcAATATTCctccttaaagagcataaaatgtacTTCCGTATTTGCAGTTTTAATGATTTTCAAACTAAACCTTTGGTACATTTACAGTAAATGTTTGTATAAAATTAGCCTGCCTTTTTACTTTATCATACTAGTCCTATTTGACCCTACGGGAAAACTTTCGATctgaaattaagtaattacattttCTATTCTAATTGTTGTAATGATCAATTACTTagatattttgtgttttaaataaatacaatacgtgAAACATTTTCTTTTGTATTGCTTATCCTTCTACAATATAATCTTCCACTATATAAGCAGGCTTAGGATACGAGATAACTTAATAATGAAGTAAAGTtgcagtgcaacggagtacagatggaatgAGGTGGCGTGTTGAGATTTGTTCGCCtttgcgttagtgtacaatccggttcgtgatgagaggtacagtattctttcgtctctccctacgaaacgaactcaggccatcacagtgcattttcaatccatagtgaacagtttttttcgaacTTACAtggtaacgctaacgccttcaacgtcgccgagggacatgaaaaacttgtgaggtatgtatcctacttcattttccaccgtcactagattgtactattaacaggagaatataacgcagcacattgacgtcgtttacattcacagtagCCCAtgtcaaggaactctatagtcaaggtgtgggtacattggttgctaaagtgtcccggataaTAAGCCTGCTTTGTTTTAATAATATTCTCTTTtatataaaactagtggcttgtgcagcaaattctgctgcaaactaagttcgttagatgttcaaataaacatttttcagatttattttcaatgaagaatacttgtctttttaatagttatttgcttccataataatgaaacatactccctctgaatggattttttaggccaaatactttttcttgaacctatccaacttcaggttttgagtttcaacgcgaaaacgcaagtatcaatgtcaggaagaaagcagtagctatttcaggtcattgtggattgtaggcaaaagttaaaaaaagtcaggtttgctaagctttcgaacaatagcaatttcttatagctgctgcatgtagaacttgaaatgtagagcctaaaatcattttatcctactaagagatcttgctgaaatgatctagagactacaaaattttctaggcctcttattttgatctttccttaggaactgtaatttttgcgctctgtcgagtcaagactgaagacaatgacacatatcaatatctacactacaccgccattaagtatatgaaaaagacccaaccccactgggctaataagtataaaaatatttgatttttaataacaatattattatcttacttaagttttgtagttatatatagcagccactcagtaaattatagaaatgaagatctaaattaagatattctctacatttacttacgtaacctcaaaagtttcactttcatgtcatcaatatagcatcaatattatgtacaattaatgaaaaatgatgcatcatgatattaactataataacatttaatttctaatgctaataatgtcatcaaaccacctcaagtttcgtagatttgaatatccaatacacagctgtactcagaaaattgttatacactgcagaatcagtttttaataacaaattgaattgagctctaaatatgtcggaaatcctgcaggtcatggccttcgtgtaatagcctattgtttattgtagtttgtgttttgttctgaaattcaatcaagtcggccgtgattcgataaaaattagttctcaaagctggcaacagatggattttggaaaataggaaaattatgtaggaaaattgacatttcactgaaaactaccacttttccgaaaaactttgggttccaagcttcaaaatgaggggccatttattaaaatccgttcagccgttttcccgtaatttccattaccagttcaaattatatatatagatttagtaCTAGGTTGCAGTGAAAGTGGTAGATAGACTTTTTTAATTCTTGTGATGGTGATAAAGGCTACAATGGCAATGTAAGTGACAATGGCGACGGCTATGATAGTGAATTTCGCAGACATCTTGGTATAAGATGGCGCTGGCGGTGGCGTCCGCGACGGTGAAAGCTATAGCAAATATCTGTTTAATTTAAACGTAATGACTAtgcgaaataatatttttctccaATCATATcacacagtattttttttttagaatatgtTTATATATCACCGCACTGTTTAAGGCTTGTCTTGTGTGCCATTAATATTTATGGAAATATTTTAGACACTTTGTCGCGCTGGAATGGGAGCTGTATTCATACGGGTTGGTTAGTTGCTTCATTTCGCAAACGATTTTCACGCACCATAAAATAAATTGTACTGCTTGTCGCTCGCCTGTCACTTTCTATTGTGATCAGCAAATAGATGGTGACATCTGACGCCCGCAAATGGATATCACACGCTAATGAGCCTTACGTACGCAACTTCGGTGAAATCCTGCATATGAGAGCGCATTGTTTCCAAATATTTCTCTCTTTACTTTCCTTCCCTGTTTGTACAGAATGAAATAAACCGTTGTACTTGTCACGCGGAAATTAATCTGTACAAGAGTAGCGATGTGGTACATAAAGATACTTGTAAAGAATGTAGTAACTAGTGTTGAGAATTATATGCACTATAACCCGAAAATATGGATGcaaatattcacttaaaatacCGAAATATGCACTTATATGTGTACTAAAATCTCAAGAGCCGGAAACTTACCATAGTATAGGATCCCACGAAAAACAAAACGTTAACCACATAatgggaaatattcaaattactggACTTAAAAAAGGAAAACACAGTCATTGTAATTTATTAGTTTTTGCTAGAGACcggaaaaatattaagaaaaatttatcaaaatatgaaatttattttacccGCAATATGCATTTCATTGCTAAAAATATCGTTTCTAAACCATTCGGATTAGATGAAGGatcgatggagcggagaaaaattctctctggcactgtgTCAGAGTCGGATACCGGCCACTTagccactcgtaatgagtgcacctctgcacattagtgtgttggacattgtgcttctgtgacacagtgcatgagggttggccaataaaagggaaactaagaggtggagctaaaactgagaggattcaatctgggaTCGGAATTGAAATCCGGTGTggattagtggatagagcgtcagcacatagagctgaaataTTATTTGGATTACGTTTTcagcattatttacaaaataagcccaTAGACCTT
This genomic interval carries:
- the LOC138700045 gene encoding neuromedin-B receptor-like, with the translated sequence MLTLLLCLMNMAFLPLRASPCRVLPDYPTAEVKTNAKNSSYQQESESYVITVMKEYLDPAVYFLYIAVGLVWNCTLVLIFVRHEEIRTASNIMIFNLAVCDILNLGIGGTFQYINFYVPHLPVDTCRDFIATRVLLRTASALSLLALSVQRCCVTLSYFRQKPLSCCSSVIFTSLYILTVWLIAASISIPTLLWEIYGFICSTYNDEYPNKLLALIYFMFYCLVMPTLMCLFNCLTAWRLKHSAKVPGELRNKPLEQVRNRSATVVMCLGIMMVFCYFPYELWCLITFWTDSGSDTALAQIILIIAKYLLFADACFNPIALYIISRTYRKLFRRYLCFVFICVCNSACQYKEEEEGEEEITYITRL